One genomic window of Salmo salar chromosome ssa12, Ssal_v3.1, whole genome shotgun sequence includes the following:
- the LOC106564606 gene encoding girdin isoform X5 has translation MWGLYFGGVFSSEQSLEEMKKLLLLLLGCAVQCEKKEEYVERIQTLDFDTKAAIAAHIQEVTHSQDSVLDLHWLEASELCAEDLETLFRRLVDQRDTQLDTILELMQERESTPSPSPPSAQSPSDCPSMQQQAASHQHLSVELADSKAKVRRLRQELEEKSEQVLDCRQELENMEAEFKRIQQENSVLLAEARSARTYRDELDALRERAIRADKLESEVGRYREKLHNMEFYKAKVEELKEDNSVLLETKAVLQQQLEGWRARSDKLHQLEKHSLLLNARVHVMEQEKEVDRRRMEELQEENLALELAQRRSMEESQHLGWELEQLSRTPDNPQGQKSLGEEVVDGTRSRLLRLERENQSLLRTIEELRAADLSLGPQHNHNREHTRRDGQRPANTAEVVREYLGSLDNTSWEQSELVIKEDCDIDIDTSHHRDPKCNGVSVDLEGEIDRLERESETLKEKMDLQKQEKGQLEDRESCDLSDRMADLEAVAKDNTRNLLQPGASVSLTRDTSPCSKNKSPRRENSSTGLQTRASSSSTKHTERLEAKCRALDTENQRLQAALDNTGRKLQRLEAEVHELEAENQILQAGLEELRISSRRMEQLEQEKQTLEQEASGLERDKRRLEKENRRLRQQAEIQDSTLDGSNLRVASLERENRGMGKEVERLKEVEERVKGLERDNRELAKQGAINQRALVTLREELVSDKLKTQQRENELERLAHELEMRVRNQDTSPPSDEETPDNSRFKMLESELESSLKRSLQIKEDKMAAVEARLQESSTLNQQLRQELKTVRLNYEALLQREEEEHAARSPTPQRESDRAVSEWQWESQEATRELLRVKDRLIEVERNNATLQAERQALQAQLRQLETQSDSLQAQILALQRQTASLQENNTALQTHNANLQVEKSTLNSQSASLLAQNAQLQCQQSSTESDKEVAMREREELRGVYDQLLRDHERLAALHERQAMDYEALMGKHGCLKNVHRTLELEHRTLEDRYKTLLQQKAKLEGLEKALREEQDKMSVEKEQHRTTASECRQLRDEKDWLNQTYRQLLKDQEELQADHKNMKTLLNSTKLEQTKLESDFNKLREQYQQLDITNTKLTNQCELLSQLKGNLEEENRHLLDQIQTLMLQNRTLLEQTMESKDLFHVEQRQHIDKLNELRRQKEKLEEKIMDQYKFYDPSPPRRRGNWIALKMRKLMKPRSRERCGPASSSDHHRSLTPTRSGSFEALPPTSPSASGCQDNGSFVGSDGSGGSTTSPRRSSTLNDLDKLNDLVYPSTLSEDPEQLEESEIKNDRFRKESMTSSMSDSILSIINHQHQPTTTPLFYPTTTAAAAATDSNELCLTDKDYNDSAVATEFDDGDELQNHGLNGVPSRAQSQSSGEFSLSLDNEPWSNGSSPVQPPPSSRRSSSSCLPPSDTSTPRHTRQNLSPTTHTQQRSTSSTHTSSNKHRESVGVKNSSPIAIANTQGSVPCRGREVGSTQDPWPRRSVLRRCTSSSRAPQRPSDGNVPKTAQGQVAVLSRSGLGLNKAPETTTTRASAMSPITVLYVQGKSSSVSGCLNCFSTPLGKEARLREPWSPTSLPRASSVISTAEGSSRRSSVNSDSRVMAKVDPLPIMESDGSPNQETDTINQNQNKQNNPEELESDNQPPPSKPPRDPAIATDRPKSTCQESLFGGTPFNLDSVFSDTIFSELVVTTTTSNNSNNNDKNQTFLCLNPELERNVSFPPLRQESTNGTAPGRMDNVQSQNGGHEDCESDTVEIDC, from the exons agaggagaagagtgagCAGGTACTGGACTGCAGACAGGAGCTGGAGAACATGGAGGCTGAGTTCAAGAGGATTCAACAGGAG AACTCTGTGTTGCTAGCGGAGGCCCGTTCAGCCCGTACGTACCGTGACGAGCTGGATGCCCTGAGAGAGAGGGCCATCAGGGCTGACAAGCTGGAGAGCGAGGTGGGACGGTACCGCGAGAAACTACACAACATGGAGTTCTACAAGGCCAAAGTGGAG GAGCTGAAGGAGGATAACTCCGTGTTGCTGGAGACTAAGGCTGTACTGCAGCAGCAGCTGGAAGGGTGGAGGGCCCGCTCTGATAAACTACACCAGCTAGAGAAACACAGTCTGCTGCTCAACGCCAGGGTCCACGTCATGGAACAG GAGAAGGAGGTGGACAGGAGGCGCATGGAGGAGCTGCAGGAGGAGAACCTGGCCCTGGAGCTGGCCCAGAGGAGGAGCATGGAGGAGTCACAGCACCTGGGAtgggagctggagcagctctccagGACCCCCGACAACCCACAGG GTCAGAAGTCTCTGGGTGAGGAGGTGGTTGATGGGACCAGGAGTCGTCTGctgaggctggagagagagaaccaaAGCCTGCTCAGGACCATAGAGGAACTGAGAGCTGCTGACCTCAGCCTGGGACCGCAGCACAACCATAACCGTGAGCACACGCGGAGGGACGGCCAGCGACCCGCAAACACG GCTGAGGTGGTTAGAGAGTACCTTGGCAGTTTAGACAACACCTCCTGGGAGCAGTCTGAATTGGTCATCAAAGAGGATTGTGACATTGACatagacacatcacatcacagggACCCAAAGTGCAACGGCGTGTCGGTTGACCTCGAGGGAGAGATTGaccgactggagagagagagcgagaccctCAAGGAGAAGATGGACCTTCAGAAGCAAGAGAAAGGCCAACTCGAAGACAGAGAGTCTTGCGATCTGAGTGACCGCATGGCTGACCTGGAAGCAGTAGCTAAAGACAACACCCGCAATCTCCTTCAACCAGGCGCTTCAGTGTCTCTGACACGTGATACCTCACCCTGCTCGAAGAACAAGAGTCCACGTCGGGAGAACAGTAGCACAGGGCTGCAGACGAGGGCTTCCTCTTCATCCACTAAGCACACAGAGCGTCTGGAAGCTAAGTGTAGAGCCCTGGACACAGAGAACCAGCGGCTTCAGGCTGCCCTGGACAACACAG GCCGGAAGCTCCAGAGGCTGGAGGCTGAGGTCCATGAGCTGGAGGCTGAGAACCAGATCCTGCAGGCTGGGCTGGAGGAGCTGAGGATCTCCTCGCGGCGCATGGAGCAGCTGGAGCAGGAGAAGCAGACCCTGGAGCAGGAGGCTtcaggcctggagagagacaagaggaggcTGGAGAAGGAGAACCGCAGGCTGAGGCAACAGGCAGAGATCCAGGACTCTACCCTGGACGGGAGCAACCTGAGGGTGGctagtctggagagagagaacag GGGCATGGGGAAGGAGGTGGAGAGACtgaaggaggtggaggagcgGGTCAAGGGGCTGGAGAGGGATAacagagagctggccaagcaggGAGCGATCAACCAGAGGGCCCTGGTCACCCTGAGAGAG GAGTTGGTGAGTGACAAGCTGAAGACCCAGCAGAGGGAGAATGAGCTGGAGAGGCTGGCCCACGAGCTGGAGATGAGAGTCCGCAACCAGGACACGTCACCACCGAGTGACGAGGAAACTCCAGACAACAG TAGGTTCAAGATGTTGGAGTCTGAGCTGGAGTCGTCTCTGAAGAGGTCCCTGCAGATCAAAGAAGACAAGATGGCTGCCGTTGAGGCTCGGCTGCAGGAGTCCTCCACCCTCAACCAGCAGCTACGTCAAGAGCTCAAGACT GTGCGTCTGAACTACGAAGCCCTgctgcagagggaggaggaggagcatgCGGCCCGTAGCCCCACCCCTCAGAGGGAGAGTGACAGGGCGGTAAGCGAATGGCAGTGGGAGAGCCAGGAGGCCACCAGGGAGCTGCTGAGGGTCAAGGACCGCCTCATCGAGGTGGAGAGGAAT AATGCCACACTGCAGGCAGAGCGTCAGGCACTGCAGGCCCAGCTCAGACAGCTGGAGACCCAGTCAGACAGCCTGCAGGCTCAGATCCTAGCCCTGCAGAGACAGACCGCCTCCCTGCAGGAGAACAACACGGCTCTCCAGACACACAACGCTAACCTGCAG GTGGAGAAGTCCACTCTGAACTCCCAGAGTGCATCACTCCTGGCCCAGAATGCTCAGCTCCAATGCCAACAATCCAGCACTGAGAGTGATAAGGAGGTGGCCATGCGTGAGCGCGAGGAGCTGCGCGGCGTGTACGACCAGCTCCTGAGGGACCACGAGAGGCTGGCGGCGCTGCACGAGAGACAAGCCATGGACTACGAGGCCCTGATGGGAAaacacggctgtctgaagaacgTCCACCGCACCCTGGAGCTGGAGCATAGAACGctggaggacag GTACAAAACCCTGCTGCAGCAGAAGGCCAAACTAGAGGGTCTGGAGAAGGCTCTGAGAGAGGAGCAGGACAAGATGTCTGTGGAGAAAGAGCAGCACAGGACCACCGCCTCAGAGTGTCGACAGCTCCGGGATGAGAAGGACTG GCTGAACCAGACGTACCGTCAGCTGTTGAAGGATCAGGAGGAGCTCCAGGCGGACCATAAGAACATGAAGACCCTGCTGAACAGCACCAAGCTGGAGCAGACCAAGCTAGAGTCCGACTTCAACAAGCTCAGAGAGCAATACCAACAGCTAGACATCACCAACACCAAGCTCACCAACCAGTGTGAG CTGCTGAGTCAGTTGAAGGGGAACCTGGAGGAGGAGAACCGTCACCTGCTGGACCAGATCCAGACCCTGATGCTGCAGAACCGCACCCTGCTAGAACAGACCATGGAGAGCAAGGACCTGTTCCACGTAGAACAGAGACAGCACAT agaCAAGCTGAATGAGctgaggagacagaaggagaagtTGGAGGAGAAGATCATGGATCAGTACAAGTTCTATGACCCCTCACCCCCACGGAG GCGTGGGAACTGGATCGCCCTGAAGATGAGGAAGCTGATGAAGCCAAGGAGCCGCGAGCGTTGTGGCCCCGCCTCCTCCTCTGACCACCATCGCTCCCTCACCCCCACACGCTCCGGGTCCTTCGAGGCCCTCCCGCCCACCTCCCCCTCTGCTTCTGGTTGCCAGGACAATGGCTCCTTCGTGGGTTCGGACGGCTCGGGTGGGTCCACCACCTCCCCCCGGAGGAGCAGCA cCCTGAATGACCTGGACAAACTGAATGACTTGGTGTACCCCTCAACCCTGTCTGAGGACCCTGAGCAGCTAGAGGAGTCAGAGATCAAGAATGACAGATTCAGGAAGGAGTCTATGACCTCATCCATGAGCGACTCCATCTTGTCCATCATCAACCATCAACACCAGCCAACCACCACTCCTTTGTTTTATCCcaccaccactgctgctgctgctgccactgatAGCAATGAGCTATGTTTGACAG ACAAGGATTATAATGACAGTGCTGTGGCGACTGAATTTGACGACGGTGATGAACTACAaaaccatg GTCTGAATGGCGTGCCGAGCCGTGCCCAGAGCCAGAGCAGTGGAGAGTTCAGCCTCAGCCTAGACAACGAACCCTGGTCCAACGGCAGTAGCCCGGTCCAGCCGCCTCCGTCATCCCGccgctcctcttcctcctgcctcCCGCCTAGCGATACCTCCACCCCCCGACACACACGGCAGAACCTCTcgccgaccacacacacacagcagcgatCCACTTCCTCAACACACACCAGCAgcaacaaacacagagagagtgtaGGCGTGAAGAACTCCTCACCTATTGCCATAGCAAATACGCAGGGTTCAGTTCCCtgtagggggagggaggtgggtagcaCCCAGGACCCCTGGCCCAGAAGGAGTGTCCTCAGGAggtgcaccagcagcagcagagcccCCCAGCGCCCTTCCGATGGGAATGTCCCCAAAACAGCTCAGGGGCAGGTTGCCGTACTATCTCGATCTGGATTAGGTCTGAACAAAGCTCCAGAGACCACCACCACCCGAGCCTCAGCCATGTCCCCGATCACGGTGCTCTACGTCCAGGGTAAATCTTCCTCGGTGTCTGGGTGTCTCAACTGTTTCTCCACCCCGTTGGGGAAGGAGGCGCGTCTAAGAGAGCCATGGTCTCCTACCTCTCTACCCCGGGCCAGCAGCGTCATCTCAACAGCCGAGGGTTCCTCGCGACGATCCAGTGTCAACAGTGACTCTAGGGTGATGGCGAAAGTAGATCCCTTACCTATCATGGAATCTGATGGGAGCCCGAATCAGGAGACGGACACTATTAATCAGAATCAGAACAAGCAGAACAATCCAGAAGAACTAGAATCTGATAATCAACCACCCCCAAGCAAACCCCCCAGAGACCCAGCGATAGCCACCGATCGGCCCAAATCCACCTGCCAGGAATCCCTCTTCGGTGGCACCCCGTTCAACCTAGACTCTGTCTTCTCAGACACTATCTTTAGCGAGTTGgtagtcaccaccactactagtaACAACAGCAATAATAACGATAAGAACCAGACTTTCCTCTGTCTGAACCCAGAACTGGAGCGTAACGTCAGTTTCCCGCCCCTGAGGCAGGAGTCCACTAACGGCACGGCACCGGGACGCATGGACAATGTACAGAGCCAAAATGGAGGACATGAGGACTGTGAGAGTGATACTGTGGAAATTGATTGCTGA
- the LOC106564606 gene encoding girdin isoform X6, producing MNVLRYPYVGLVGQRDTQLETILELMQERESTPSPSPPSAQSPSDCPSMQQQAASHQHLSVELADSKAKVRRLRQELEEKSEQVLDCRQELENMEAEFKRIQQENSVLLAEARSARTYRDELDALRERAIRADKLESEVGRYREKLHNMEFYKAKVEELKEDNSVLLETKAVLQQQLEGWRARSDKLHQLEKHSLLLNARVHVMEQEKEVDRRRMEELQEENLALELAQRRSMEESQHLGWELEQLSRTPDNPQGQKSLGEEVVDGTRSRLLRLERENQSLLRTIEELRAADLSLGPQHNHNREHTRRDGQRPANTAEVVREYLGSLDNTSWEQSELVIKEDCDIDIDTSHHRDPKCNGVSVDLEGEIDRLERESETLKEKMDLQKQEKGQLEDRESCDLSDRMADLEAVAKDNTRNLLQPGASVSLTRDTSPCSKNKSPRRENSSTGLQTRASSSSTKHTERLEAKCRALDTENQRLQAALDNTGRKLQRLEAEVHELEAENQILQAGLEELRISSRRMEQLEQEKQTLEQEASGLERDKRRLEKENRRLRQQAEIQDSTLDGSNLRVASLERENRGMGKEVERLKEVEERVKGLERDNRELAKQGAINQRALVTLREELVSDKLKTQQRENELERLAHELEMRVRNQDTSPPSDEETPDNSRFKMLESELESSLKRSLQIKEDKMAAVEARLQESSTLNQQLRQELKTVRLNYEALLQREEEEHAARSPTPQRESDRAVSEWQWESQEATRELLRVKDRLIEVERNNATLQAERQALQAQLRQLETQSDSLQAQILALQRQTASLQENNTALQTHNANLQVEKSTLNSQSASLLAQNAQLQCQQSSTESDKEVAMREREELRGVYDQLLRDHERLAALHERQAMDYEALMGKHGCLKNVHRTLELEHRTLEDRYKTLLQQKAKLEGLEKALREEQDKMSVEKEQHRTTASECRQLRDEKDWLNQTYRQLLKDQEELQADHKNMKTLLNSTKLEQTKLESDFNKLREQYQQLDITNTKLTNQCELLSQLKGNLEEENRHLLDQIQTLMLQNRTLLEQTMESKDLFHVEQRQHIDKLNELRRQKEKLEEKIMDQYKFYDPSPPRRRGNWIALKMRKLMKPRSRERCGPASSSDHHRSLTPTRSGSFEALPPTSPSASGCQDNGSFVGSDGSGGSTTSPRRSSTLNDLDKLNDLVYPSTLSEDPEQLEESEIKNDRFRKESMTSSMSDSILSIINHQHQPTTTPLFYPTTTAAAAATDSNELCLTDKDYNDSAVATEFDDGDELQNHGLNGVPSRAQSQSSGEFSLSLDNEPWSNGSSPVQPPPSSRRSSSSCLPPSDTSTPRHTRQNLSPTTHTQQRSTSSTHTSSNKHRESVGVKNSSPIAIANTQGSVPCRGREVGSTQDPWPRRSVLRRCTSSSRAPQRPSDGNVPKTAQGQVAVLSRSGLGLNKAPETTTTRASAMSPITVLYVQGKSSSVSGCLNCFSTPLGKEARLREPWSPTSLPRASSVISTAEGSSRRSSVNSDSRVMAKVDPLPIMESDGSPNQETDTINQNQNKQNNPEELESDNQPPPSKPPRDPAIATDRPKSTCQESLFGGTPFNLDSVFSDTIFSELVVTTTTSNNSNNNDKNQTFLCLNPELERNVSFPPLRQESTNGTAPGRMDNVQSQNGGHEDCESDTVEIDC from the exons agaggagaagagtgagCAGGTACTGGACTGCAGACAGGAGCTGGAGAACATGGAGGCTGAGTTCAAGAGGATTCAACAGGAG AACTCTGTGTTGCTAGCGGAGGCCCGTTCAGCCCGTACGTACCGTGACGAGCTGGATGCCCTGAGAGAGAGGGCCATCAGGGCTGACAAGCTGGAGAGCGAGGTGGGACGGTACCGCGAGAAACTACACAACATGGAGTTCTACAAGGCCAAAGTGGAG GAGCTGAAGGAGGATAACTCCGTGTTGCTGGAGACTAAGGCTGTACTGCAGCAGCAGCTGGAAGGGTGGAGGGCCCGCTCTGATAAACTACACCAGCTAGAGAAACACAGTCTGCTGCTCAACGCCAGGGTCCACGTCATGGAACAG GAGAAGGAGGTGGACAGGAGGCGCATGGAGGAGCTGCAGGAGGAGAACCTGGCCCTGGAGCTGGCCCAGAGGAGGAGCATGGAGGAGTCACAGCACCTGGGAtgggagctggagcagctctccagGACCCCCGACAACCCACAGG GTCAGAAGTCTCTGGGTGAGGAGGTGGTTGATGGGACCAGGAGTCGTCTGctgaggctggagagagagaaccaaAGCCTGCTCAGGACCATAGAGGAACTGAGAGCTGCTGACCTCAGCCTGGGACCGCAGCACAACCATAACCGTGAGCACACGCGGAGGGACGGCCAGCGACCCGCAAACACG GCTGAGGTGGTTAGAGAGTACCTTGGCAGTTTAGACAACACCTCCTGGGAGCAGTCTGAATTGGTCATCAAAGAGGATTGTGACATTGACatagacacatcacatcacagggACCCAAAGTGCAACGGCGTGTCGGTTGACCTCGAGGGAGAGATTGaccgactggagagagagagcgagaccctCAAGGAGAAGATGGACCTTCAGAAGCAAGAGAAAGGCCAACTCGAAGACAGAGAGTCTTGCGATCTGAGTGACCGCATGGCTGACCTGGAAGCAGTAGCTAAAGACAACACCCGCAATCTCCTTCAACCAGGCGCTTCAGTGTCTCTGACACGTGATACCTCACCCTGCTCGAAGAACAAGAGTCCACGTCGGGAGAACAGTAGCACAGGGCTGCAGACGAGGGCTTCCTCTTCATCCACTAAGCACACAGAGCGTCTGGAAGCTAAGTGTAGAGCCCTGGACACAGAGAACCAGCGGCTTCAGGCTGCCCTGGACAACACAG GCCGGAAGCTCCAGAGGCTGGAGGCTGAGGTCCATGAGCTGGAGGCTGAGAACCAGATCCTGCAGGCTGGGCTGGAGGAGCTGAGGATCTCCTCGCGGCGCATGGAGCAGCTGGAGCAGGAGAAGCAGACCCTGGAGCAGGAGGCTtcaggcctggagagagacaagaggaggcTGGAGAAGGAGAACCGCAGGCTGAGGCAACAGGCAGAGATCCAGGACTCTACCCTGGACGGGAGCAACCTGAGGGTGGctagtctggagagagagaacag GGGCATGGGGAAGGAGGTGGAGAGACtgaaggaggtggaggagcgGGTCAAGGGGCTGGAGAGGGATAacagagagctggccaagcaggGAGCGATCAACCAGAGGGCCCTGGTCACCCTGAGAGAG GAGTTGGTGAGTGACAAGCTGAAGACCCAGCAGAGGGAGAATGAGCTGGAGAGGCTGGCCCACGAGCTGGAGATGAGAGTCCGCAACCAGGACACGTCACCACCGAGTGACGAGGAAACTCCAGACAACAG TAGGTTCAAGATGTTGGAGTCTGAGCTGGAGTCGTCTCTGAAGAGGTCCCTGCAGATCAAAGAAGACAAGATGGCTGCCGTTGAGGCTCGGCTGCAGGAGTCCTCCACCCTCAACCAGCAGCTACGTCAAGAGCTCAAGACT GTGCGTCTGAACTACGAAGCCCTgctgcagagggaggaggaggagcatgCGGCCCGTAGCCCCACCCCTCAGAGGGAGAGTGACAGGGCGGTAAGCGAATGGCAGTGGGAGAGCCAGGAGGCCACCAGGGAGCTGCTGAGGGTCAAGGACCGCCTCATCGAGGTGGAGAGGAAT AATGCCACACTGCAGGCAGAGCGTCAGGCACTGCAGGCCCAGCTCAGACAGCTGGAGACCCAGTCAGACAGCCTGCAGGCTCAGATCCTAGCCCTGCAGAGACAGACCGCCTCCCTGCAGGAGAACAACACGGCTCTCCAGACACACAACGCTAACCTGCAG GTGGAGAAGTCCACTCTGAACTCCCAGAGTGCATCACTCCTGGCCCAGAATGCTCAGCTCCAATGCCAACAATCCAGCACTGAGAGTGATAAGGAGGTGGCCATGCGTGAGCGCGAGGAGCTGCGCGGCGTGTACGACCAGCTCCTGAGGGACCACGAGAGGCTGGCGGCGCTGCACGAGAGACAAGCCATGGACTACGAGGCCCTGATGGGAAaacacggctgtctgaagaacgTCCACCGCACCCTGGAGCTGGAGCATAGAACGctggaggacag GTACAAAACCCTGCTGCAGCAGAAGGCCAAACTAGAGGGTCTGGAGAAGGCTCTGAGAGAGGAGCAGGACAAGATGTCTGTGGAGAAAGAGCAGCACAGGACCACCGCCTCAGAGTGTCGACAGCTCCGGGATGAGAAGGACTG GCTGAACCAGACGTACCGTCAGCTGTTGAAGGATCAGGAGGAGCTCCAGGCGGACCATAAGAACATGAAGACCCTGCTGAACAGCACCAAGCTGGAGCAGACCAAGCTAGAGTCCGACTTCAACAAGCTCAGAGAGCAATACCAACAGCTAGACATCACCAACACCAAGCTCACCAACCAGTGTGAG CTGCTGAGTCAGTTGAAGGGGAACCTGGAGGAGGAGAACCGTCACCTGCTGGACCAGATCCAGACCCTGATGCTGCAGAACCGCACCCTGCTAGAACAGACCATGGAGAGCAAGGACCTGTTCCACGTAGAACAGAGACAGCACAT agaCAAGCTGAATGAGctgaggagacagaaggagaagtTGGAGGAGAAGATCATGGATCAGTACAAGTTCTATGACCCCTCACCCCCACGGAG GCGTGGGAACTGGATCGCCCTGAAGATGAGGAAGCTGATGAAGCCAAGGAGCCGCGAGCGTTGTGGCCCCGCCTCCTCCTCTGACCACCATCGCTCCCTCACCCCCACACGCTCCGGGTCCTTCGAGGCCCTCCCGCCCACCTCCCCCTCTGCTTCTGGTTGCCAGGACAATGGCTCCTTCGTGGGTTCGGACGGCTCGGGTGGGTCCACCACCTCCCCCCGGAGGAGCAGCA cCCTGAATGACCTGGACAAACTGAATGACTTGGTGTACCCCTCAACCCTGTCTGAGGACCCTGAGCAGCTAGAGGAGTCAGAGATCAAGAATGACAGATTCAGGAAGGAGTCTATGACCTCATCCATGAGCGACTCCATCTTGTCCATCATCAACCATCAACACCAGCCAACCACCACTCCTTTGTTTTATCCcaccaccactgctgctgctgctgccactgatAGCAATGAGCTATGTTTGACAG ACAAGGATTATAATGACAGTGCTGTGGCGACTGAATTTGACGACGGTGATGAACTACAaaaccatg GTCTGAATGGCGTGCCGAGCCGTGCCCAGAGCCAGAGCAGTGGAGAGTTCAGCCTCAGCCTAGACAACGAACCCTGGTCCAACGGCAGTAGCCCGGTCCAGCCGCCTCCGTCATCCCGccgctcctcttcctcctgcctcCCGCCTAGCGATACCTCCACCCCCCGACACACACGGCAGAACCTCTcgccgaccacacacacacagcagcgatCCACTTCCTCAACACACACCAGCAgcaacaaacacagagagagtgtaGGCGTGAAGAACTCCTCACCTATTGCCATAGCAAATACGCAGGGTTCAGTTCCCtgtagggggagggaggtgggtagcaCCCAGGACCCCTGGCCCAGAAGGAGTGTCCTCAGGAggtgcaccagcagcagcagagcccCCCAGCGCCCTTCCGATGGGAATGTCCCCAAAACAGCTCAGGGGCAGGTTGCCGTACTATCTCGATCTGGATTAGGTCTGAACAAAGCTCCAGAGACCACCACCACCCGAGCCTCAGCCATGTCCCCGATCACGGTGCTCTACGTCCAGGGTAAATCTTCCTCGGTGTCTGGGTGTCTCAACTGTTTCTCCACCCCGTTGGGGAAGGAGGCGCGTCTAAGAGAGCCATGGTCTCCTACCTCTCTACCCCGGGCCAGCAGCGTCATCTCAACAGCCGAGGGTTCCTCGCGACGATCCAGTGTCAACAGTGACTCTAGGGTGATGGCGAAAGTAGATCCCTTACCTATCATGGAATCTGATGGGAGCCCGAATCAGGAGACGGACACTATTAATCAGAATCAGAACAAGCAGAACAATCCAGAAGAACTAGAATCTGATAATCAACCACCCCCAAGCAAACCCCCCAGAGACCCAGCGATAGCCACCGATCGGCCCAAATCCACCTGCCAGGAATCCCTCTTCGGTGGCACCCCGTTCAACCTAGACTCTGTCTTCTCAGACACTATCTTTAGCGAGTTGgtagtcaccaccactactagtaACAACAGCAATAATAACGATAAGAACCAGACTTTCCTCTGTCTGAACCCAGAACTGGAGCGTAACGTCAGTTTCCCGCCCCTGAGGCAGGAGTCCACTAACGGCACGGCACCGGGACGCATGGACAATGTACAGAGCCAAAATGGAGGACATGAGGACTGTGAGAGTGATACTGTGGAAATTGATTGCTGA